A portion of the Homalodisca vitripennis isolate AUS2020 chromosome 2, UT_GWSS_2.1, whole genome shotgun sequence genome contains these proteins:
- the LOC124355559 gene encoding sodium-coupled monocarboxylate transporter 1-like encodes MELHQIDLKFTWVDYTVVSAMLLLSTLVGVYYTFFNRQNTFEDYMLGGKTMGVFPVSMSLVASFISGITLLGLPTEIYLYGTQYSVINFSVLGVLILCITFYLPVFLQASTQFCV; translated from the exons ATGGAACTACACCAAATCGATCTGAAATTTACATGGGTGGATTACACAGTGGTGTCAGCCATGTTACTTCTGTCTACTTTGGTTGGCGTCTACTACACCTTCTTCAACAGACAGAACACCTTTGAAGACTACATGCTGGGCGGCAAGACCATGGGAGTCTTCCCAGTGTCAATGTCTCTTGTGGCCAG ttttatttcggGAATCACTCTGTTGGGCCTACCTACTGAGATATATCTCTATGGCACCCAATACTCAGTCATCAACTTTTCCGTTCTTGGGGTGCTCATCCTATGTATCACCTTCTACCTTCCAGTTTTTTTACAAGCTTCAACTCAATTCTGTGTTTGA